One genomic segment of Bradyrhizobium diazoefficiens includes these proteins:
- a CDS encoding DUF2274 domain-containing protein — MPKLKIGAIPDEKPVKISVDLPASVHRDLVAYAETLSRESNQSVDPTKLIAPMLARFMGTDRGFRKLRRSSHPSAVEGGEG, encoded by the coding sequence ATGCCAAAACTCAAAATCGGAGCGATCCCAGATGAAAAACCCGTCAAGATCAGTGTTGATCTGCCGGCGTCCGTGCATCGAGATCTTGTCGCCTATGCCGAGACCCTCTCGCGTGAATCGAACCAGTCAGTGGATCCCACCAAGCTGATTGCGCCGATGCTGGCACGGTTCATGGGCACCGATCGCGGTTTCAGAAAGCTCAGGCGTTCAAGTCACCCCTCTGCCGTTGAAGGCGGCGAGGGATAA
- the trbL gene encoding P-type conjugative transfer protein TrbL, with amino-acid sequence MTGTGIIDQFLETFTRYIDNGFGLLGGEVGYLATTLAAIDITLAALFWSWGTDEDIVARLVKKTLFVAVFAYLIGNWNHLARIVFESFAGLGLKASGTGLSAGDFVHPGKIAQVGLDAGRPILDSISNLMGYISFFENFVQIVVLLFAWAVVLLAFFVLAIQLFVTLIEFKLTTLAGFVLLPFGLFGKTAFAAERVLGNVVSSGIKVLVLAVIVGIGSTLFSQFTSGFHGGQPTIEDAMTLVLAALSLLGLGIFGPGIANGLVSGGPQLGAGSAVGTGFAAGGMAAAGAGLAAGGVGLAGGAIAGAARGGSAIASGAAAAYRSGGIGGVAEAAASASVSPLRRASTAIHRGSQSTGTTSASSGEGPPDWARRMKRAQTISHGVSAASHAVRSGDHGGSGSSIDLSDGGR; translated from the coding sequence ATGACGGGCACGGGAATTATCGATCAGTTCCTCGAGACCTTCACCCGCTACATCGACAATGGCTTTGGGCTTCTTGGCGGCGAGGTGGGTTATCTTGCGACAACGCTGGCTGCGATCGACATCACCCTGGCCGCCCTGTTCTGGAGCTGGGGCACGGATGAGGACATCGTCGCGCGGCTCGTCAAGAAAACCCTGTTCGTCGCTGTCTTCGCCTACCTGATCGGTAATTGGAATCATCTCGCCCGTATCGTCTTCGAAAGCTTCGCCGGTCTCGGATTGAAGGCCTCAGGAACAGGCCTTTCGGCAGGCGATTTCGTTCACCCTGGAAAAATCGCACAAGTCGGACTCGATGCCGGCCGGCCGATCCTGGATTCGATCTCAAACCTGATGGGTTACATCAGTTTTTTTGAGAACTTTGTCCAGATCGTTGTCCTGCTGTTCGCCTGGGCCGTCGTCCTGCTCGCCTTCTTCGTTCTGGCAATCCAGCTTTTCGTCACCCTGATCGAGTTCAAGCTGACGACCCTGGCAGGTTTCGTGCTGCTTCCGTTCGGCCTGTTCGGCAAGACGGCGTTTGCGGCCGAACGCGTCCTCGGCAATGTCGTGTCGTCCGGCATCAAGGTGCTCGTGCTGGCCGTGATCGTCGGTATCGGCTCGACCTTGTTTTCCCAGTTCACCTCCGGCTTCCATGGCGGTCAGCCGACGATCGAAGATGCCATGACTCTGGTTTTGGCCGCATTGTCGCTTTTGGGTCTTGGAATCTTTGGACCCGGAATCGCGAACGGACTGGTATCCGGTGGTCCCCAGCTCGGAGCGGGCAGCGCGGTCGGTACCGGATTTGCGGCCGGCGGGATGGCTGCAGCAGGAGCCGGTCTGGCTGCCGGCGGTGTCGGCCTCGCCGGCGGAGCGATCGCAGGTGCGGCGCGGGGCGGCAGCGCGATCGCAAGCGGCGCGGCGGCCGCCTACCGGAGCGGCGGCATCGGTGGTGTTGCCGAGGCTGCTGCTTCCGCTTCTGTCAGTCCGCTCCGCAGAGCCTCCACGGCGATCCATCGCGGCAGCCAGTCGACCGGCACGACCTCTGCCAGTTCGGGGGAAGGTCCGCCGGATTGGGCGCGGCGCATGAAGCGCGCGCAGACAATCAGCCATGGAGTTTCGGCGGCAAGTCATGCCGTTCGGTCGGGAGACCATGGGGGAAGTGGCAGCTCGATCGATCTGTCCGACGGAGGGCGCTAG
- the trbK-alt gene encoding putative entry exclusion protein TrbK-alt yields MSDQKAFQAVSLAVTVIGGAALIVACTIQLRGPDKVIGSTPSSITATRPMESDLTRCRTVTSEHSPAYRDCQRIWAENRRRFFRPGVSSISPAANDRAGSPVLSAPKDQSRMPQGDPSVASPEGGNQ; encoded by the coding sequence ATGAGCGATCAAAAGGCATTCCAGGCAGTGTCGCTCGCTGTCACGGTGATTGGCGGAGCGGCACTCATCGTCGCATGCACGATCCAGCTACGCGGCCCGGACAAAGTCATCGGTTCGACGCCATCGAGCATAACGGCCACCCGGCCCATGGAATCCGATCTCACCCGCTGCCGTACCGTGACGTCAGAGCATTCTCCGGCGTATCGGGATTGCCAGAGGATCTGGGCGGAGAACCGGCGCCGGTTCTTCCGTCCAGGCGTGAGCTCGATTAGTCCCGCAGCCAACGATCGAGCCGGCTCCCCGGTGCTGTCAGCGCCGAAAGATCAGAGCCGAATGCCCCAAGGCGATCCCTCCGTCGCGTCGCCTGAGGGAGGTAATCAATGA
- a CDS encoding LuxR family transcriptional regulator has product MRYIFQAFVDQLIESNDVDDLRLGMAETAAALELSSFAYLGLPSRPGAQPLLISTYPSSWTSHYVQQRYHRFDPVIMQSVRRDKAFEWGLGLGPEAHSEPARQLFEEAARFGIRCGFTVPIHESGVAVAAITFAASERDASFGRSVRRHARILPFIATTFHAHAQRKLRDRDQIDGVTFSRRQIQCLDWAAQGKSSWEIGRIMGISHHTVAFHLDNAKAKLGVRSTTQAVARYIAAGRKL; this is encoded by the coding sequence ATGCGCTACATTTTTCAGGCTTTCGTCGATCAACTCATCGAAAGTAATGACGTTGATGACCTTAGGCTCGGAATGGCCGAAACTGCCGCCGCGCTTGAGCTGTCTTCTTTCGCCTACCTCGGTTTGCCTTCCAGACCAGGTGCGCAGCCGCTTCTGATTTCGACTTATCCATCAAGCTGGACCTCGCATTACGTCCAGCAGCGGTATCATCGGTTCGATCCTGTGATTATGCAATCTGTTCGCCGGGACAAGGCCTTTGAGTGGGGCCTTGGTCTCGGACCAGAAGCACATTCGGAGCCTGCGCGTCAGCTTTTCGAGGAGGCCGCCCGATTTGGGATTCGCTGCGGCTTCACCGTTCCGATTCATGAGAGCGGCGTCGCGGTTGCCGCGATCACATTTGCTGCCAGTGAACGAGATGCGTCCTTTGGACGTTCCGTACGCCGGCATGCTCGAATACTTCCCTTTATAGCAACGACTTTCCATGCACACGCGCAACGTAAGCTGCGCGACCGCGATCAGATTGATGGTGTCACGTTTTCTCGGCGGCAAATCCAATGTCTGGATTGGGCCGCTCAGGGCAAGTCGTCCTGGGAAATTGGCCGGATCATGGGCATCTCTCACCATACGGTCGCGTTTCACCTGGACAACGCCAAGGCCAAGCTGGGCGTTCGATCGACGACCCAAGCGGTCGCGCGTTATATTGCGGCTGGTCGAAAACTCTAG
- the trbF gene encoding conjugal transfer protein TrbF, giving the protein MFKRSSVHYGRTPAPVTPYQKAAQAWDERIGSARVQAKNWRLMAFSCLTLSCGLAAGLVWQSTQGTITPWVVEVDRLGQAQRVAPATTDFEPSDAQIAYHLARFIEDVRGLPADGIVLRQNWLRAYDFTTDRGAAALNEYARSNDPFARLGKTQVSVEVSSVIRASTESFRVAWVERGYENGSLGSTERWTAILTIVIQPPRDADRLRKNPLGVYVNAISWSKELGQ; this is encoded by the coding sequence ATGTTCAAGAGGTCTTCGGTTCACTACGGGCGAACGCCCGCGCCGGTGACGCCCTACCAGAAGGCGGCGCAAGCGTGGGACGAGCGCATCGGTTCGGCACGTGTGCAGGCCAAAAATTGGCGGCTGATGGCATTCAGCTGCCTGACGCTCTCGTGTGGCCTCGCGGCAGGGCTGGTCTGGCAATCCACGCAAGGAACGATCACGCCGTGGGTCGTCGAAGTCGATCGTCTCGGCCAGGCGCAAAGAGTGGCTCCCGCGACAACCGATTTCGAACCCAGTGATGCGCAGATTGCCTATCACTTGGCTCGCTTTATCGAGGACGTCCGCGGTCTGCCTGCAGACGGCATTGTCCTGCGCCAGAACTGGCTGAGGGCGTACGACTTCACCACTGACCGCGGGGCCGCTGCGCTCAACGAATACGCCAGGAGCAATGATCCCTTCGCAAGGCTCGGGAAGACGCAAGTCTCAGTCGAGGTCTCGAGCGTGATCCGCGCCTCAACGGAAAGCTTCCGTGTCGCCTGGGTCGAGCGCGGCTACGAGAACGGATCGCTTGGTTCAACCGAGCGCTGGACCGCCATTCTGACGATCGTCATTCAACCCCCTCGCGATGCCGATCGGTTGCGGAAGAATCCTCTCGGCGTCTACGTCAATGCAATCAGCTGGTCGAAGGAGCTCGGGCAATGA
- a CDS encoding TrbI/VirB10 family protein: MTDRQDEEQPAGTQRTSQDQAELFRLRPEYPRVTRLSRKVLLTGSSLAVFLVAGATFWALQKNQPRGPRPEELYSTDHHNLAESITALPQDYAKVPRQVPQLGPPLPGDLGRPILSAQGQPAGTAQGSPDQERQRENQEAEAARISRLFATMNAREASNPVGTGQAVDRANVAAPAFSGEEGSGQNAQDRKLAFVNAAVDRRTTSPDRITKAASPYVVQAGTVIPGALITGIRSDLPGQITAQVTEHVYDTPTGRFLLIPQGARLIGIYDSQISFGQSRVLLVWTRLIMPNGRSIVLERQPGADPSGYAGLEDEVDNHWGELFKAAALSTFLAVGTELGAGSDTNGNDSAIIQALRHGAADSLNQTGQQVVRRSLNIQPTLTVRPGFPIRVNINRDLVLEPYKG; the protein is encoded by the coding sequence ATGACCGACCGTCAGGATGAAGAACAACCGGCCGGCACGCAGCGGACGTCTCAGGATCAGGCAGAGCTGTTTCGGCTCCGGCCGGAATACCCGCGCGTGACCCGCCTTTCGCGCAAGGTCCTGTTGACCGGAAGCTCCCTCGCAGTATTCCTTGTGGCTGGGGCGACCTTCTGGGCACTGCAGAAAAACCAGCCACGCGGTCCCAGGCCAGAAGAGCTCTACAGCACGGATCATCACAACCTTGCGGAGAGTATCACTGCGCTTCCGCAGGATTACGCGAAGGTGCCACGCCAGGTGCCGCAGTTGGGCCCGCCGCTTCCAGGCGATCTTGGCCGCCCGATCCTCTCTGCTCAAGGGCAGCCAGCCGGTACCGCGCAAGGTTCGCCCGATCAGGAGCGGCAGCGAGAGAACCAGGAGGCAGAGGCGGCGCGCATCAGCCGTTTGTTTGCCACCATGAATGCGCGAGAGGCCTCAAATCCGGTTGGCACCGGTCAAGCAGTCGATCGCGCGAACGTGGCTGCGCCAGCGTTCAGCGGCGAGGAGGGATCTGGGCAGAATGCGCAGGACCGCAAGCTTGCATTCGTGAATGCTGCTGTGGACAGGCGGACCACGAGTCCGGATCGGATTACGAAAGCTGCTTCACCCTATGTGGTGCAGGCAGGAACGGTCATTCCCGGAGCCTTGATCACGGGGATCCGCTCCGATCTGCCGGGACAAATCACGGCTCAAGTCACGGAGCACGTGTATGACACGCCGACGGGCCGCTTTCTGCTGATCCCGCAGGGCGCGCGTCTCATCGGTATCTATGACAGCCAGATCAGCTTCGGCCAGTCACGTGTGTTGCTGGTCTGGACCCGGCTGATCATGCCGAACGGGCGCTCCATCGTCCTCGAGCGGCAACCCGGCGCGGACCCATCAGGGTATGCAGGGCTTGAAGACGAGGTCGACAACCACTGGGGTGAACTCTTCAAGGCGGCGGCACTTTCGACCTTCCTGGCCGTCGGCACAGAATTGGGAGCTGGCTCCGATACCAACGGCAACGATAGTGCGATCATTCAGGCGTTGCGGCATGGCGCGGCGGATTCGCTCAACCAAACCGGACAGCAAGTGGTTCGGCGCAGTCTCAACATCCAGCCCACACTCACTGTCCGGCCCGGGTTTCCGATCCGCGTCAATATCAACCGTGATCTCGTTCTGGAGCCATATAAAGGGTGA
- a CDS encoding effector protein NopP: MDLGASASNSSSAAQSYSLVSEPPIVAIDKATFRREAKVFQNDEEIRRIARNPQEYSRFVSKRAENVREAAKDYGTTRDSEDARYYSYKLGDTTAALLRTEGGFSMTELHDDRWRDLFPGRTHITSVVDLQLAHPLVENAGDILLEHQLRRDAGEGEEPLLKWFPLSEESKARAAKLGFVEVDDCNMVLDPTQHPDKWTTNSAGEWQRANKPELYLAKAEDGERDDATVASSGYEYEDDYM, encoded by the coding sequence ATGGACCTGGGCGCATCGGCGTCCAACTCCTCTTCTGCAGCGCAGTCTTATTCCCTTGTGAGCGAACCTCCGATTGTGGCGATCGACAAGGCGACATTTCGGAGAGAAGCAAAGGTCTTCCAAAATGATGAGGAAATAAGGCGGATCGCCAGGAATCCTCAAGAGTACTCGCGTTTCGTGTCCAAGCGGGCTGAAAACGTCAGAGAGGCTGCAAAGGACTACGGCACGACGAGAGATTCGGAGGACGCGCGGTACTACAGCTACAAACTTGGAGACACAACTGCCGCGCTGCTACGAACGGAAGGCGGATTCAGTATGACCGAGCTCCACGACGACAGGTGGAGGGACTTGTTTCCCGGGCGAACTCACATCACCTCCGTCGTCGATCTGCAGCTTGCCCACCCCCTGGTTGAGAACGCAGGGGACATTCTGCTCGAGCATCAACTTCGGCGGGATGCGGGCGAGGGCGAAGAACCGTTGCTCAAATGGTTTCCACTCAGTGAAGAATCGAAAGCCCGCGCGGCGAAGCTGGGCTTCGTCGAGGTCGACGACTGCAACATGGTCCTTGATCCTACGCAGCATCCCGACAAGTGGACAACGAACAGCGCAGGTGAGTGGCAGCGCGCAAACAAGCCTGAACTCTATCTGGCTAAAGCGGAGGACGGCGAGCGCGATGATGCCACTGTAGCAAGCTCGGGGTACGAGTATGAAGATGACTACATGTGA
- a CDS encoding LysR family transcriptional regulator, giving the protein MSARSTSQPLAIAISRDMSHPAQSTNISLHHLRAAVAAADCGSFRQAAEFLSVQHSVLSRSISQFEHLVGVALFDRSTGGVVPTRAGRTILQMSRMILEQLDTLVATGRSSGRGEAGHLSVGFCTSISAGNLRATLAEFRKRAPMVALTTAEQSRTRLMDSVRIGTTDVAVVPGGRTLAGQKSLPVWSERILVVLPKDHALLTRTVIYWTDLFNETVLLSQRDPGSDMEELLVSKLVANERRPKIERHDVSRGIIKSLVSLGLGISLVLEADVGANFTGVVYREIQDGSGPSRMGFNAYWRKDNENPALMRFLDLLAERYPSPPSTAEG; this is encoded by the coding sequence ATGTCAGCCCGCTCAACCTCCCAACCATTAGCGATCGCTATTTCAAGAGACATGTCTCACCCTGCCCAATCGACCAATATCAGTCTACATCACTTGCGAGCCGCGGTTGCTGCGGCCGACTGCGGAAGCTTTCGACAGGCGGCCGAATTCCTGTCCGTGCAGCATTCAGTGCTCAGTCGCTCGATCAGTCAATTTGAGCACCTGGTCGGAGTGGCTCTTTTTGACCGTTCGACTGGCGGGGTCGTGCCAACGCGGGCCGGTCGAACGATCCTGCAGATGTCGCGAATGATCCTTGAGCAGCTCGACACGCTGGTCGCAACGGGACGTTCGAGCGGCCGCGGCGAGGCGGGCCACCTTTCCGTGGGTTTCTGCACCTCGATATCTGCGGGCAATCTTCGTGCCACTCTCGCCGAATTCAGGAAGCGAGCTCCCATGGTCGCGCTCACCACGGCCGAACAGTCGCGCACGCGCCTGATGGATTCTGTTCGCATTGGCACGACCGATGTCGCCGTTGTGCCTGGAGGACGTACGCTGGCCGGTCAGAAGAGTCTGCCGGTTTGGAGCGAACGCATTCTCGTTGTGCTTCCAAAGGATCATGCTCTGCTCACCCGCACCGTTATCTACTGGACCGATCTTTTCAACGAGACGGTCCTTCTAAGTCAACGCGATCCGGGAAGCGATATGGAAGAGCTGCTGGTTTCAAAGCTGGTTGCCAATGAGAGGCGACCAAAGATCGAGCGGCATGATGTCAGCCGAGGTATCATCAAGAGTCTCGTCAGCCTGGGGCTTGGAATAAGTCTGGTGCTCGAAGCTGACGTCGGAGCCAACTTCACCGGCGTGGTCTATCGCGAAATCCAGGACGGCTCTGGACCAAGCCGTATGGGCTTCAACGCGTACTGGCGAAAGGACAATGAGAACCCGGCGCTTATGCGCTTCCTGGATCTCCTGGCCGAACGTTATCCCTCGCCGCCTTCAACGGCAGAGGGGTGA
- the trbG gene encoding P-type conjugative transfer protein TrbG: MKPQSSQVATGISPGSSGRAAVSVLAVLACILAACSTYIPPQITYDSDVPPLPPLPADVDDRSRPLHVPPAWNPALGGKSGAKEEAEPVERVEAANSAARVQPRKRGYFNAAQIYSFSPGALYQVYAAPGQITDIALEEGEQLVGSGPIAAGDTVRWVVGDTENGSGDTRRVHVLVKPTRASIETNLVINTDRRTYLIELRSREKPYMPLVAWYYPQDRQGKRQSAPLTPALPDIAQRRFRYRIEGDNAPWRPIAAYDDGRKVYIEFPQGIVQGEMPPLFALGPDGKTEIVNYRAYGNLLIVDRLFAAAELRLGGEHQQKVRIIRTDGSST, from the coding sequence ATGAAGCCGCAATCCTCTCAAGTGGCGACCGGCATCTCTCCAGGGTCATCGGGTAGGGCGGCCGTTTCAGTGCTCGCGGTGCTCGCGTGCATCCTTGCCGCCTGCTCGACCTATATTCCGCCCCAGATCACCTATGACTCCGACGTGCCGCCACTGCCGCCGCTACCGGCCGATGTCGATGATCGGAGCCGGCCACTTCACGTCCCGCCCGCCTGGAACCCGGCGCTCGGCGGCAAATCGGGGGCAAAGGAGGAAGCCGAGCCGGTCGAGAGGGTCGAAGCGGCCAATAGCGCAGCTCGCGTCCAGCCACGCAAACGCGGGTATTTCAACGCCGCGCAGATCTACAGCTTCAGTCCCGGTGCCCTGTACCAGGTCTACGCAGCGCCGGGTCAAATCACGGACATCGCGCTGGAAGAGGGCGAGCAGCTGGTCGGGTCCGGCCCGATTGCGGCCGGTGACACGGTGCGCTGGGTCGTCGGTGATACCGAGAACGGAAGCGGGGACACCCGCCGCGTCCATGTCTTGGTGAAGCCGACGCGCGCCTCGATCGAAACGAACCTCGTCATCAACACGGATCGGCGCACCTATCTCATTGAGCTTCGCTCACGCGAAAAGCCCTACATGCCCTTGGTTGCGTGGTACTACCCGCAAGATCGGCAGGGCAAAAGGCAATCAGCACCTTTGACACCTGCTTTGCCCGACATCGCGCAGCGCCGGTTCCGTTACCGTATCGAAGGTGACAACGCTCCGTGGCGTCCCATTGCGGCCTATGATGATGGTCGCAAGGTCTACATCGAATTTCCACAAGGCATCGTACAGGGCGAAATGCCTCCCCTGTTTGCCCTCGGCCCTGACGGCAAGACCGAGATCGTCAACTATCGGGCCTATGGCAATCTGCTGATTGTCGATCGGCTGTTCGCAGCCGCCGAACTTCGCCTGGGCGGAGAGCACCAGCAGAAGGTCAGAATTATTCGGACCGACGGGAGCTCGACATGA
- a CDS encoding acyl-homoserine-lactone synthase yields MMQIITQEFYGAFAEDLCEMHKLRYRVFKERLAWDVQTSGDMEIDEFDALGPVYLIQRSSNYSVQGCVRLLPSTGPTMLRDTFPVLLDGQLFEANPSVWESSRFALDVDAEARGTMRGLTSATYELFAGMIEFGLSRQLTEIITVTDARMERILRRAGWPLRRVGQARTLGNTQAVAGYLEISAAALSRVRDTGTLRSPVLWEPALKAA; encoded by the coding sequence ATGATGCAGATCATTACACAGGAATTCTATGGAGCCTTTGCTGAAGACCTTTGTGAGATGCACAAACTTAGATACCGGGTTTTCAAAGAACGACTCGCATGGGACGTTCAGACCAGCGGAGACATGGAGATCGACGAATTCGACGCACTCGGTCCCGTCTACCTGATTCAGCGATCGAGCAATTACAGCGTTCAGGGGTGCGTGCGACTGCTTCCATCGACTGGACCAACCATGTTGCGTGATACGTTTCCTGTACTGCTCGATGGGCAGCTCTTCGAAGCGAATCCTTCAGTCTGGGAAAGCAGCCGCTTCGCGCTGGATGTTGACGCTGAAGCGCGGGGAACGATGCGCGGGCTGACCAGCGCGACCTATGAGCTCTTCGCCGGCATGATCGAATTCGGCCTTTCGAGGCAGCTCACCGAAATCATCACGGTGACCGACGCCCGGATGGAGCGCATCTTGCGTCGCGCCGGGTGGCCTCTGCGGCGGGTCGGCCAGGCAAGGACATTGGGAAACACCCAAGCAGTTGCTGGCTATCTCGAAATTTCAGCGGCCGCACTATCCCGGGTCCGCGACACCGGAACACTCCGCTCACCTGTGCTCTGGGAGCCGGCGCTGAAAGCTGCGTAG
- the trbJ gene encoding P-type conjugative transfer protein TrbJ — protein MSPRRLALAISIVAVSLLATAPSGAQWIVFDPNNYVQNVLTAARELQQINNQITSLQNEAQMLINQAKNLASLPYTSLQQLQSSIQRTQQLLNQAQRIAYDVQQIDRAFATSYGPATSSQSDSALIAGAQSRWQNSVAAFQDALRVQAGVVGNLDTNRVQTSALVSSSQGASGALQATQAGNQILALQAAQLADLTATVAAQGRAQSLESARRAAAQDQAREQLRRFLTSGQGYQSSSVQMFH, from the coding sequence ATGAGCCCTCGTCGTCTCGCTCTGGCGATCAGCATCGTTGCTGTCTCGCTGCTGGCAACCGCGCCCAGCGGGGCGCAATGGATCGTCTTTGATCCCAACAACTACGTCCAGAATGTCCTGACCGCAGCACGAGAGCTGCAGCAGATCAACAATCAGATCACCTCGTTGCAGAACGAGGCGCAAATGTTGATCAACCAGGCGAAGAACCTCGCAAGCCTGCCATATACCTCGCTGCAGCAGCTCCAGAGCTCCATTCAGCGCACCCAGCAGCTTCTCAACCAGGCCCAGCGCATCGCCTATGACGTGCAGCAGATCGATCGGGCCTTTGCCACGAGCTACGGACCGGCAACCAGCAGCCAATCCGATTCAGCGTTAATCGCAGGTGCGCAATCGCGCTGGCAGAATTCGGTCGCGGCGTTTCAGGACGCGCTTCGTGTGCAAGCCGGCGTTGTCGGAAATCTCGACACAAACCGTGTTCAGACCTCAGCACTGGTGAGCTCAAGCCAGGGTGCAAGCGGGGCCCTGCAGGCCACGCAAGCCGGCAACCAGATCCTGGCACTACAGGCAGCGCAGCTCGCCGACTTGACCGCGACCGTGGCGGCGCAGGGCAGAGCTCAATCGCTCGAATCCGCCCGGCGCGCCGCGGCTCAGGACCAAGCGCGCGAGCAGCTTCGGCGCTTTCTGACGAGCGGCCAGGGTTATCAATCCTCCAGCGTGCAGATGTTTCATTGA